Genomic segment of Scardovia inopinata JCM 12537:
TTCTATGCTCCGGTGAATATTCTTGCAAAGCGAATCGGCAAAAAGAAGTTAGTCGCCTTTGCCTTTTTCTTCTTCTGCCTGGATTTCTTCATCACTGCCTTTGCGGGGACTCTGGGAATCCCTTCTCTCGCCTGGGCCATCGTGATAGCTGTTTTAGCAGCCATTCCCATGGCGATTCTAGGAATCCTTCCCCAGGCAGTGTTGGCAGATATTGCTGAGGCGGATTCGGTGATTTCCGGGGAAAACCGGCAGGGTATGTTTTACGCAGCCCGTACTTTCAGCATGAAGCTGGGACAATCCTTGGCCATGATTATTTTCACCTCTGTTGCCCTCTTGGGTACCAATGGCTTTGGCTACAGGGCTACAGCCCTAGTGGCCACTGTTCTCTGCCTGATTGGTGGAGCGGTCTTTGTTGCTTATAAAGAGAAGCATGTTCTAGCAACGATTGATAGACAGACCAGCAGAAATCCAGCCTAGTCCCTGAAGGCTGAGCTCCGAAGTCTGAACACAACTAAAAACTAAAGCGGAAGCCTGTGAAAAGCTTAAGCTAAAGAGAGGCTAAAAATACAAAGAAAATACAAAGAAGGTGTACTAGAATCTGACAGCTGCTGACAGCTATTCGACTATTCACGTACACCTTCTTATCAGGAATGATCAAGAATAATCAAGAATGCTCAGGAATGATGGCCTGCTAAGCCTTGTCTACGATAGCGGAAACTTCGTCGCTGGCTGTGTCCTTAATGTCATAGGACACAGCCAGAGTCTCCTGAGCAATCAGATCGGCAAACTGCTCTACCTTAGCCCTGTCAGCTGGAGGAACAAGCAGGGTCAGATTAATCCTATCGGAAATATCCAAACCGGCAGCTTTCCGCTCATCTTGAACCAGACGGATAGTATCCCGAGCATATCCCTCTGCAAGCAGGTCATCAGTCAGCTCCGTGTCGAGCAGAACAAAACCGCCTGTAGGCAAAGGAGCGGAGACAATGGAATCGGTATCGCTGGCATGAGCCTCTTCAACCCGGGAGTTAAGCTCATATTCTCCAGGCTCCAGGGCAATATCCCCCTGAGGGGTTTGCACTGTTACCGCTCCAGATTGATCCTTCTTCCAGGAGCCTGTCTTGGCTGCCTTAATTGCTAGCTGAACCTGTTTGCCCAGGCGAGGACCAGCAGCACGAGCATTGACTTTGAGCTCATTGATAACGGTCAGATCGTGTTTACCTGCATCCTCAACCGTGGTATATTCCACAGTTTTCACGTTGAGCTCGGACTTGAAAATGTCCTCGCAGGGCTTGATAGCAGCCGTGTCAGAAACCACAATCGTCAGTTTCGACAAAGGCTGACGGACGCGAATCTGATTTACTTTGCGCAGGGCCAGAGAAGCTGAAACTACCTCGCGAACCTTCTCCATAGCTGCAACCAGACCATCATCCTGGCGCAGAACCTGCCCAAGCTTAGTCTGAGGAGCATCCTTGTGCCCTTGCTCAGTCAGATAGGGCCAGTCAGTCAGATGAACCGATTCGCCCCCAGTCAGACCGCGCCAGATAGTCTCTGTTTCCATGGGAGCCAGAGGGGCCATCACCCGGCACAGAACTTCCAAAGCCGTATAGAGGGTATTGAAGGCGGTCTCATCTTCGTTCCAGAAACGATCTCGGCTGTTACGAACATACCAATTGGTCAGCAGATCAATATAATCAGCAACAGCGTCGCAGGCATCGGAAATAGCAAACTGATCCAGGCTGGTCTCCACAGAGGAGACCAGGTTATGGGTACGGGCCAAAAGATACCGATCCATCCTTGACAAACTGCCGACTTCAGATGCCTTCACCTGTCGGGCTTCCAAACCCTGCCCGTCGTGAGCGGCATTGGCATAGAGGGTAAAGAAGTAGTAGGTGCTCCACAGGGGAAGCATAATCTGCCGAACTGTATCGCGAATACCCCCGGCGGTAACAATCAGATTGCCCCCGCGTAGGATGGGAGAACTCATCAGGAACCAGCGCATGGCATCAGATCCATATTTGTTGAAAACTCCATTCACATCAGGATAATTGCGCAGGTGCTTGCTCATCTTCTGCCCGTCGCTACCCAGAACAATGCCATGGCAGATGACGTTCCTGAAGGCAGGGGAATCAAAAAGGGCTCCGGCCATAATATGAAGAGTGTAGAACCAACCGCGGGTCTGGCCAATATACTCCACCACATAGTCCCCGGGGAAATGCTGCTCAAAGTATTCTTTGTTCTCAAAAGGATAGTGGAACTGAGCAAAAGGCATGGATCCTGATTCAAACCAGCAATCCAGAACGTCAGAAATTCGACGCATTGTAGATTTACCAGTAGGATCGTCAGGATTAGGTCTGGTCAGAGAGTCGACCCATGGCCTGTGGAGGTTGATTTTGCCCTTGTCATCTGTAGGATAACGGCCAAAATCGCGTTTCAGCTCTGCTAAAGATCCGTAGACATCCACCCGCGGATATGCTGGATCATCAGAAACCCACACGGGGATGGGAGAACCCCAATAGCGGTTGCGGGAGATAGACCAGTCGCGGGCGTTTGACAGCCACTTACCAAACTGGCCGTCTTTCACGTTGTCTGGAATCCAGTTAATTTCCTGGTTATGAGCCAGGAGACGATCTTTAATCTTGCTGACCGCAACAAACCAAGAAGAAACGGGTTTGTAAATCAAAGGAGTCCCACAACGCCAGCAATGGGGATAGCTGTGGATGTAAGACCGCTCCTGTACCAGGAAGGCACGATGATCTTCAGGGATATCAGCCAAGGCCCCGGTATGGTGGCGAAGATCGCGAACGATGGGGGTATTGGCTTCAAAGACTCGGGTTCCCTGATAATCAGGAACCAGAGAAGTAAAACGGCAACCCTCATCCAAGTAATCTACTGTGCGAACCCCATACTTGTTGAGGGTGTTGATATCATCCTCACCATAGACAGCCTGGTGAACCAGACCTGTTCCCTCAGTTGTTTCCACATAATCTGCAGGATAAATTGTGAAAGCATTCGGATCTTCGCCCTGCTCGCCGTCCTGACTGGTTGCTTTTCCATCAGCCAGATAGGGGAAGACGGGCCAGTAGCGGCGACCAACCAGGTCAGAACCCTTCAGCTCCTTAAGGACTGTGTAATTATCGCCCAATTCCTTAGCAAACTGAGGGAGCAAAGCCGTGGCAAAATATAGCTTCTTACCGGCAAACCTGCCTTCTGTGGGCTGAACCAGGCTGTAATCGATGTCAGGACCGACCACAATCGCCAGGTTGCCGGGAACAGTCCAGGGGGTCGTCGTCCAGAAAACGGCATAAGCGTCTTCATCCCGCATTTTGACGGCGACTGAAACAGAGATATCCTGCCGATTCTGATAGACATCCGCGTCCATGCGCAGTTCGTGATTGCTTAAAGGAGTTTCATCCTTAGGGCAGTACGGCAGGACCCTGTATCCCTTGTATGCCAACCCTTTCTCATAGAGCTGCTTGAAAGCCCAGATGACCGACTCCATATAGGTGGTATCCAGAGTCTTGTAGCCATTGTCAAAATCAACCCAGCGAGCCTGACGGTGGACATAGTCCTTCCACTCGTTGGTATATTTGAGAACAGATCTGCGGCAGGCATCATTGAAGGCAGCCAGCCCCATCTTGTCAATCTGGCTCTTGTTCTCAATCCCCAGCTCTTTCTCGGCTTCCAATTCTGCCGGCAGGCCGTGGGTATCCCATCCAAAGACGCGGTTGACACGGCGCCCTTTCATGGTCTGATAGCGGGGAATAACGTCTTTAGCGTAACCGGTCAGGAGATGGCCATAATGGGGTAAACCATTGGCAAAAGGCGGGCCATCAAAAAAAACAAACTCATTACCAGAATTGTCTCCGCTGGGACGCTGCTCCACTGACTTCTTGAAGGTACCGTCTGCATCCCAATACTTAAGGACCGATTCCTCCATATCAGGAAAACTGGGATTAGGGGTAATTGCTCCCCCGCCAGGTTCAACATCGCGGGTAACAACCCGGGGGTAAACGCGCTGATTTCGGCTAAGCTTAGCAGCCTGGGCATCGTTTGCACGACCGGCCGTAGTTTTACTATTCTGCTCGCTCACATGCACTCCTCTGTATGACTGATCTTTCATGATGATTCATGACCTTTGACCTTGTCACGAGGACGATGCATGAGCTCCTTCATCCAACGACCCGCTCTTTGCCGATAAAAGCAATATCTTGTGGCTCTGCTGCTGTCTGCTGGCTGCTGCGGCTCATGACCGCGGTACCACCTCGCTTGACAAATGCGACATCTGCTTTCCTGTTTCTGCCAGACCCAAGCTGGTAACGCATTTATCCACTTGTGGCGGGCTGTGTCGGGCCTCTCCCGTCGGTTCTACTGGGAAAGCGCAAGTCTTTCCTTTCTTCCGAAGGCTCCCCGCTGATAACGGATCATTGCCCTGTGGGATTACTATAGCACTGACCAAGATCTTTTTACGCTAGGAGTGTGATAACCATGGTTCATCACGCATTTTTCCCTCCCCTCTTCGCCAGTCAGACTCTTCAGACGGAGATCTTTCTTATCCTCACCAACCGAATTCCTCAACCAGAGTCATCAGTCAGAGTCCTCAACCAAAGTCATCAACCAAATCTTCAGCCAACGACTATTCAAACTTCTTAATCAATTCTCCCAGCAAGACCCATCATGATTTTGACAGTCATTATCCTGACAATAGCCTGAGTCATCAAATCAGAAAAACTTGTGTCCGACCTGGGGCCCTTGCCAGAAGTCCGCTGATGATGGGCTGGACGTATGATGGAGCACCGATACAGGCCATATCGCCACCAGCTTCTATCAGCTTAACTCCCAACTGGTTGATAGGATACCCGCTGATTGCACCGGCAGATAGGGAATCAGAAATCACTATCCCCTGATACCCCTGTTTTTGTCTTAAATATTGTCTGATAATTTTTTGAGAGAATACTGCCGGAATACCGGGATCAATCTGACGGTATTGTGCTAAAGACATCATCACCATTGCCGGATGATCCTTAAGAACCGCAATAAAAGGCTGAGTTTCCTTGCTATCCAGACGGGTTGTAGTGTCTACGGTGCCACGAGCTGTAAAATCGGTGTTGCCGGTCACTGCTCCAAGACCAGGAAAATGT
This window contains:
- the ileS gene encoding isoleucine--tRNA ligase → MSEQNSKTTAGRANDAQAAKLSRNQRVYPRVVTRDVEPGGGAITPNPSFPDMEESVLKYWDADGTFKKSVEQRPSGDNSGNEFVFFDGPPFANGLPHYGHLLTGYAKDVIPRYQTMKGRRVNRVFGWDTHGLPAELEAEKELGIENKSQIDKMGLAAFNDACRRSVLKYTNEWKDYVHRQARWVDFDNGYKTLDTTYMESVIWAFKQLYEKGLAYKGYRVLPYCPKDETPLSNHELRMDADVYQNRQDISVSVAVKMRDEDAYAVFWTTTPWTVPGNLAIVVGPDIDYSLVQPTEGRFAGKKLYFATALLPQFAKELGDNYTVLKELKGSDLVGRRYWPVFPYLADGKATSQDGEQGEDPNAFTIYPADYVETTEGTGLVHQAVYGEDDINTLNKYGVRTVDYLDEGCRFTSLVPDYQGTRVFEANTPIVRDLRHHTGALADIPEDHRAFLVQERSYIHSYPHCWRCGTPLIYKPVSSWFVAVSKIKDRLLAHNQEINWIPDNVKDGQFGKWLSNARDWSISRNRYWGSPIPVWVSDDPAYPRVDVYGSLAELKRDFGRYPTDDKGKINLHRPWVDSLTRPNPDDPTGKSTMRRISDVLDCWFESGSMPFAQFHYPFENKEYFEQHFPGDYVVEYIGQTRGWFYTLHIMAGALFDSPAFRNVICHGIVLGSDGQKMSKHLRNYPDVNGVFNKYGSDAMRWFLMSSPILRGGNLIVTAGGIRDTVRQIMLPLWSTYYFFTLYANAAHDGQGLEARQVKASEVGSLSRMDRYLLARTHNLVSSVETSLDQFAISDACDAVADYIDLLTNWYVRNSRDRFWNEDETAFNTLYTALEVLCRVMAPLAPMETETIWRGLTGGESVHLTDWPYLTEQGHKDAPQTKLGQVLRQDDGLVAAMEKVREVVSASLALRKVNQIRVRQPLSKLTIVVSDTAAIKPCEDIFKSELNVKTVEYTTVEDAGKHDLTVINELKVNARAAGPRLGKQVQLAIKAAKTGSWKKDQSGAVTVQTPQGDIALEPGEYELNSRVEEAHASDTDSIVSAPLPTGGFVLLDTELTDDLLAEGYARDTIRLVQDERKAAGLDISDRINLTLLVPPADRAKVEQFADLIAQETLAVSYDIKDTASDEVSAIVDKA